Proteins found in one Patagioenas fasciata isolate bPatFas1 chromosome 13, bPatFas1.hap1, whole genome shotgun sequence genomic segment:
- the NUDT19 gene encoding acyl-coenzyme A diphosphatase NUDT19, with protein sequence MNWRLRHWREAATLLLAAGTPARLPRSPLGPFDYEVLLLQRSSRSGFMPSAHVFPGGLVEPADFSADWLGLLPASPQCGLGLVRPAPAGSSRAPLFATERERLGSPLPGEVAFRICAIRETFEEAGILLLVPGRGPAADSGPASPLPAERLPPTELSEWRRRVQEDAGCFLQLCRHLGCVPNIWALHEWSNWLTPVDRAGAGGRRYDTAFYLCCLGERPPHASQDEQEVTDILWSSPPEAIERLKSQEIWFPPPQFYEFCRLCNFSSLCDLHKFSLDRALEGCERWMPVMLTASDGYIQLLPGDELYPEDPDYTGEKKIIMSTDKKVEDLMKEGSVFHRIVIKNINDLAVYVNIQAKYKHINPLTINSDCSNYNSKL encoded by the exons ATGAACTGGCGGCTGCGGCACTGGAGGGAAGCGGCGACGCTGCTGCTGGCGGCGGGCACGCCGGCGCGGCTGCCGCGCTCCCCGCTCGGCCCCTTCGACTatgaggtgctgctgctgcagcggaGCTCCCGCAGCGGCTTCATGCCCAGCGCACACGTCTTCCCGGGCGGCCTGGTGGAGCCGGCGGACTTCTCCGCTgactggctggggctgctgcccgCCTCGCCTCAGTGCGGGCTGGGCCTCGTCAGGCCGGCGCCTGCCGGCAGCAGCCGAGCCCCGCTGTTCGCCACCGAGCGGGAGCGGCTGGGCTCGCCGCTGCCGGGGGAAGTCGCCTTCCGCATCTGCGCTATCAGGGAAACCTTCGAGGAGGCGGGAATCCTGCTGCTGGTGCCGGGCCGCGGGCCGGCGGCGGACAGCGGCCCCGCATCGCCGCTGCCCGCGGAGCGCCTGCCCCCGACCGAGCTCAGCGAGTGGCGGCGGCGGGTGCAGGAGGACGCGGGCTGCTTCCTGCAGCTGTGCCGGCACCTGGGCTGCGTCCCCAACATTTGGGCGCTGCACGAGTGGAGCAACTGGCTGACCCCCGTGGACAGGGCTGGAGCTGGCGGCCGGCGCTACGACACGGCTTTCTACCTGTGCTGCCTGGGGGAGCGGCCGCCCCACGCCTCGCAGGACGAGCAGGAGGTGACGGACATCCTG TGGTCATCACCTCCAGAAGCCATTGAACGCCTTAAATCTCAAGAAATATGGTTTCCTCCGCCTCAGTTCTATGAATTTTGTAGGCTGTGCAACTTCTCTTCGCTCTGTGACTTACACAAGTTCAGCTTGGATCGGGCTCTGGAGGGGTGTGAGCGCTGGATGCCGGTGATGTTAACTGCTTCCGATGGCTACATCCAGCTATTGCCAG GAGATGAGTTATATCCAGAAGATCCAGATTatacaggagaaaagaaaataatcatgtCAACAGATAAGAAGGTTGAAGACCTCATGAAAGAGGGTAGTGTATTTCACAGAATAGTAATAAAAAACATCAACGATCTTGCTGTCTATGTTAATATTCAAGCAAAATATAAACATATTAATCCATTGACAATAAACTCTGATTGTTCAAATTACAATAGCAAATTATAA